In Micrococcus luteus NCTC 2665, a single window of DNA contains:
- the glmS gene encoding glutamine--fructose-6-phosphate transaminase (isomerizing): MCGIVGYIGQPQSDREHGALDVLMEGLRRLEYRGYDSAGVAVVDGGQLYHRKKAGKLANLAEELAEHPIPTGLVGIGHTRWATHGGPTDRNAHPQVADEGRLALIHNGIIENYAELREELLAKGVEFLSETDTEVAAHLLADVYRHAAGQDLTRAMQLASQRLEGAFTLLAVHVDHPDRVVASRRNSPLVVGLGEGENFLGSDVSGFIDFTREAIELEQDQVVTITADAVEISDFRGGPAEGKRFTVDWDASAAEKGGFETFMEKEIHDQPQAVQDTLLGRTDAAGALMLDELRIDPEELKAVDKIIVLACGTSAYAGTVAKYAIEHWCRIPVEVELSHEFRYRDPIIDPHTLVVSISQSGETMDTLMAVRYAKEQGARTVSICNTNGSTIPRESDAVLYTHAGPEIAVASTKAFLAQITAAYLLGLYLAQLNKKLFSGQIKDILADLGAIPGKIEEILAGKDQVKELARSMADATSVLFLGRNVGYPVAMEGALKLKELAYIHAEGFAAGELKHGPIALIDDGQPVFVVMPSPLDRHSLHAKVVSNIQEVRARGARTFAVAERGDAAVRGQAEVVFEVPETQPMLMPLLTTVPLQIFALELATAKGYDVDQPRNLAKSVTVE, encoded by the coding sequence ATGTGCGGAATCGTCGGATACATCGGCCAGCCCCAGTCGGATCGTGAGCACGGCGCTCTCGACGTCCTGATGGAGGGCCTGCGTCGTCTCGAATACCGCGGATACGACTCCGCCGGTGTGGCCGTGGTGGACGGCGGTCAGCTGTACCACCGGAAGAAGGCGGGCAAGCTCGCCAACCTCGCCGAGGAGCTCGCCGAGCACCCCATCCCCACCGGCCTCGTCGGCATCGGCCACACCCGGTGGGCCACCCACGGTGGCCCCACCGACCGCAACGCCCACCCGCAGGTGGCGGACGAGGGCCGGCTGGCGCTCATCCACAACGGCATCATCGAGAACTACGCCGAGCTGCGCGAGGAGCTGCTCGCCAAGGGCGTCGAGTTCCTCTCCGAGACGGACACCGAGGTGGCCGCCCACCTCCTCGCGGACGTCTACCGGCACGCGGCCGGCCAGGACCTGACCCGCGCCATGCAGTTGGCCTCCCAGCGCCTCGAGGGTGCCTTCACCCTGCTGGCCGTGCACGTGGACCACCCGGACCGCGTGGTGGCCTCGCGCCGCAACTCGCCGCTCGTCGTCGGCCTGGGCGAGGGGGAGAACTTCCTGGGCTCGGACGTCTCCGGCTTCATCGACTTCACCCGCGAGGCCATCGAGCTCGAGCAGGACCAGGTCGTGACGATCACGGCCGACGCCGTCGAGATCTCGGACTTCCGGGGCGGCCCCGCCGAGGGCAAGCGCTTCACCGTGGACTGGGACGCCTCGGCCGCGGAGAAGGGCGGCTTCGAGACCTTCATGGAGAAGGAGATCCACGACCAGCCCCAGGCCGTGCAGGACACCCTGCTGGGCCGCACGGACGCCGCCGGCGCGCTGATGCTGGACGAGCTGCGGATCGACCCCGAGGAGCTCAAGGCCGTCGACAAGATCATCGTCCTGGCGTGCGGCACGTCCGCCTACGCGGGCACGGTGGCCAAGTACGCCATCGAGCACTGGTGCCGGATCCCCGTGGAGGTGGAGCTCTCCCACGAGTTCCGCTACCGCGACCCGATCATCGACCCGCACACCCTCGTGGTGTCCATCTCCCAGTCCGGCGAGACCATGGACACCCTCATGGCGGTCCGCTACGCCAAGGAGCAGGGCGCCCGCACCGTGTCCATCTGCAACACCAACGGCTCCACGATCCCGCGCGAGTCGGACGCCGTGCTCTACACGCACGCCGGCCCCGAGATCGCCGTCGCCTCCACCAAGGCGTTCCTGGCGCAGATCACCGCCGCCTACCTGCTGGGCCTGTACCTGGCCCAGCTGAACAAGAAGCTGTTCAGCGGCCAGATCAAGGACATCCTGGCGGACCTCGGGGCGATCCCCGGCAAGATCGAGGAGATCCTCGCCGGCAAGGACCAGGTCAAGGAGCTCGCCCGCTCGATGGCCGACGCCACCTCCGTCCTGTTCCTCGGCCGCAACGTCGGCTACCCGGTGGCCATGGAGGGCGCGCTCAAGCTCAAGGAGCTCGCGTACATCCACGCCGAGGGCTTCGCCGCGGGCGAGCTCAAGCACGGCCCGATCGCCCTGATCGACGACGGCCAGCCGGTCTTCGTGGTCATGCCCTCGCCCCTGGACCGTCACTCGCTGCACGCCAAGGTGGTCTCGAACATCCAGGAGGTCCGTGCCCGCGGCGCCCGCACCTTCGCCGTCGCCGAGCGCGGCGACGCGGCCGTGCGCGGCCAGGCCGAGGTCGTCTTCGAGGTCCCCGAGACCCAGCCGATGCTCATGCCGCTGCTGACCACGGTCCCGCTGCAGATCTTCGCCCTCGAGCTCGCCACGGCGAAGGGCTACGACGTGGACCAGCCGCGCAACCTCGCCAAGTCCGTCACGGTGGAGTGA
- the glgX gene encoding glycogen debranching protein GlgX: MHTVEIGQPYPLGATVDETGTNFALAVSREVEAVELCLVADDGTETRIPLEERHGTTWHAHVAGIGHGQRYGYRVHGPWDPARGLWHNPAKILVDPYARAFTGDYEWGQQHHSYDFDEPDRIDTSDNLGTSMLGVVVAEDFDWGDDAPPAVELTDTVIYETHVKGMTKLHPAVPEELRGTYAGMAHPEVVRHLTELGVTAVELMPVHQFVNDATLQEKGLSNYWGYNTLGFFAPHAAYASSSEVGGQVREFKKMVKDLHAAGLEVILDVVYNHTAEGNDKGPMLSLRGLDNAGYYHLVEGDERHYMDYTGTGNSVDLSSPKALQLVMDSLRHWVTEMHVDGFRFDLATTLTRVEGEQGPDMFSGFFDVVRQDPVLRTVKLIAEPWDVGWGGYQVGNFPGLWSEWNGMYRDTVRDFWRGEPGTLGEFATRLTGSADLYEGDGRSPGASVNFVTAHDGFTLRDLVSYNEKHNEANGEDNNDGDAHNRSWNCGVEGETDDPEVVTLRARQRRNFLATLLISQGVPMISHGDELGRTQGGNNNAYCQDNEISWIDWSAMDDSLVAFTRDLIALRRDHAVFRRRHHFDGRPAARDIEAPLPDIVWLEPDATAKTEDDWRAEARSIGFYLNGHTLPRGDEDGEEPYRDFYVLMNAWWEPVPYTLPGPTFPAEWEVVVDTSSHVAPSGAHPRVRAGDVLEVQARSTVVLRQVPEGA; encoded by the coding sequence ATGCACACAGTGGAGATCGGCCAGCCGTACCCCCTCGGGGCCACCGTGGACGAGACCGGCACCAACTTCGCCCTCGCGGTCTCCCGCGAGGTGGAGGCGGTCGAGCTGTGCCTCGTCGCCGACGACGGCACGGAGACGCGCATCCCTCTCGAGGAGCGGCACGGCACCACATGGCACGCCCACGTGGCGGGCATCGGGCATGGGCAGCGCTACGGCTACCGCGTGCACGGCCCCTGGGACCCCGCCCGCGGCCTGTGGCACAACCCGGCCAAGATCCTCGTGGACCCGTACGCGCGGGCGTTCACCGGCGACTACGAGTGGGGCCAGCAGCACCACTCGTACGACTTCGACGAGCCGGACCGCATCGACACCTCGGACAACCTGGGCACGAGCATGCTCGGCGTCGTCGTCGCCGAGGACTTCGACTGGGGCGATGACGCCCCACCCGCCGTCGAGCTCACGGACACGGTGATCTACGAGACCCACGTCAAGGGCATGACCAAGCTGCACCCCGCCGTCCCCGAGGAGCTGCGCGGCACCTACGCGGGCATGGCCCACCCGGAGGTGGTCCGCCACCTGACCGAGCTCGGGGTGACCGCCGTCGAGCTGATGCCCGTGCACCAGTTCGTCAACGACGCCACCCTGCAGGAGAAGGGGCTGAGCAACTACTGGGGCTACAACACGCTCGGCTTCTTCGCCCCGCACGCCGCCTACGCCTCCTCCTCGGAGGTGGGCGGCCAGGTCCGCGAGTTCAAGAAGATGGTGAAGGACCTGCACGCCGCCGGTCTCGAGGTGATCCTCGACGTGGTCTACAACCACACGGCCGAGGGCAACGACAAGGGCCCCATGCTCAGCCTGCGCGGGCTGGACAACGCCGGCTACTACCACCTCGTCGAGGGCGACGAGCGGCACTACATGGACTACACGGGCACCGGGAACTCGGTGGACCTCTCCAGCCCCAAGGCCCTCCAGCTGGTCATGGACTCCCTGCGCCACTGGGTCACCGAGATGCACGTGGACGGCTTCCGGTTCGATCTGGCCACCACCCTGACCCGGGTGGAGGGGGAGCAGGGCCCGGACATGTTCTCCGGGTTCTTCGACGTGGTCCGCCAGGACCCGGTGCTGCGCACCGTCAAGCTCATCGCCGAGCCGTGGGACGTGGGCTGGGGTGGCTACCAGGTGGGCAACTTCCCCGGCCTGTGGTCCGAGTGGAACGGCATGTACCGGGACACGGTGCGTGACTTCTGGCGCGGCGAGCCCGGCACGCTCGGCGAGTTCGCCACCCGCCTGACCGGTTCGGCCGACCTCTACGAGGGGGACGGGCGCAGCCCCGGTGCGTCCGTCAACTTCGTCACGGCCCACGATGGCTTCACACTGCGCGACCTCGTCTCCTACAACGAGAAGCACAACGAGGCCAACGGCGAGGACAACAACGACGGCGACGCGCACAACCGCTCGTGGAACTGCGGCGTGGAGGGGGAGACCGACGACCCCGAGGTCGTGACGCTGCGCGCCCGCCAGCGCCGCAACTTCCTGGCCACCCTGCTGATCAGCCAGGGCGTGCCCATGATCAGCCACGGCGACGAGCTGGGCCGCACCCAGGGCGGCAACAACAACGCCTACTGCCAGGACAACGAGATCTCGTGGATTGACTGGTCCGCCATGGACGACTCGCTCGTGGCGTTCACCCGCGACCTGATCGCGCTGCGCCGTGACCACGCGGTGTTCCGCCGTCGCCACCACTTCGACGGCCGCCCCGCGGCCCGCGACATCGAGGCGCCCCTGCCGGACATCGTGTGGCTCGAGCCGGACGCGACCGCCAAGACGGAGGACGACTGGCGCGCCGAGGCCCGGTCGATCGGCTTCTACCTCAACGGGCACACGCTCCCCCGCGGGGACGAGGACGGGGAGGAGCCCTACCGGGACTTCTACGTCCTCATGAACGCGTGGTGGGAGCCCGTGCCGTACACCCTGCCCGGGCCCACGTTCCCGGCCGAGTGGGAGGTCGTCGTGGACACCTCGTCCCACGTCGCCCCGAGCGGCGCGCACCCCCGCGTGCGCGCCGGGGACGTGCTCGAGGTCCAGGCCCGCTCCACCGTCGTGCTGCGGCAGGTCCCCGAGGGCGCATGA